In one window of Lampris incognitus isolate fLamInc1 chromosome 3, fLamInc1.hap2, whole genome shotgun sequence DNA:
- the tubgcp5 gene encoding gamma-tubulin complex component 5 — protein MSHWTKFEKETESETKNLIKCMSGIQDEDDQNFQLALKFAWSNFKFHRYLDVDSHKIQRSISGIYEKLMVHSDICKAESWSRLTEEFLNSPLPNTEGTKTDVHHSILSLLLFLSGSPSNTNFTERPRLKEAEQEDHFDWAKYLIEGEDIDIGPFPDTPEWSEEENDEEDSQQPISRGDSGIQVDRTPQEDQENTNKTVPVTWTVGEPDARAWLEQHVVTPYWVAHAPRFSHSLHLHSNLLNVWDQHLYNTDPLYLPEEKSFVTETQVIRETLWLLSGLKKHFIFQHHDGKVSVRNNVVVTHLTSNCLRSVLEHIAVYGQAVFRLQKFIDEVTGYNSEPCPPGSGSGSGSGSSHSSKKGSEPPFRTYQAFVWSLYKYFTSFKEELTTIEKELICKDETVTLSAVLERLSPHLAQIKVLHKVFCTGVAEVPPETPNVVRASHLLNTLYKAIIEYDSVGEASEQAVALLFSLWTETVRPYLEIVDEWIVHGHLFDPAKEFIIQRNKDVPVNHRDFWYATYTLYSVSETVENEEKLNDAASGSSGGDQGSSSRQLTMVSFLKPVLKQIIMAGKSMQLLRNLDCKETEPCQSSSRDAERKSLYTLFLESVQSRLCSREQSPTDTITEQQATKRSLIKMQSIVAQHLQINDVHDPLLAINFARLYLEQSDFHERFSGGDFIVDRSSQSVTCQTFELTLRSCLYPHIERRYIECCGNLMKTLKKDYKLLEYLQAMRNYFLLEAGDTMYDFYTAIFDKVLEKESWQQLSFLNVQLQEAVGQRDPEDSSRLSIFLETIDPARKKQPVNNLDVLTLSYKVPWPVDIVISSECQRIYNQVFLLLLQIKWAKYSLDTLRFSDLTVVTKKLDGNTAEEATFKEPMNQQIHRMCLLRVKLMHFVNSLHNYIMTRILHSTGLEFQHQVQDAKDLDQLIKIHYRYLSTIHDRCLLREKVSFVKEAIMKVLNLVLIFSDRWQAGFGAWKIESIDKMESDFKNCHMFLVTILNKAVCRGSFPHLESLALSLMAGFEQC, from the exons ATGTCACACTGGACCAAATTCGAAAAGGAGACTGAGAGCGAAACCAAGAATTTGATCAAATGTATGAGCGGGATCCAAGATGAGGATGATCAAAACTTCCAGCTGGCACTGAAATTCGCTTGGTCTAACTTCAA GTTCCACCGTTACCTTGATGTTGACAGCCATAAAATCCAGCGTAGTATAAGTGG GATTTACGAAAAGCTCATGGTACACTCTGACATATGTAAAGCTGAGAGCTGGTCGAGACTGACTGAAGAATTCTTGAACTCTCCTTTACCAAACACAGAGGGGACTAAG ACTGATGTTCATCATAGTATCCTTTCACTATTGCTCTTCTTATCGGGGTCCCCATCAAACACAAATTTCACTGAGAGACCCAGGTTGAAAGAGGCTG AGCAAGAGGATCATTTTGATTGGGCTAAATATTTGATAGAAGGCGAGGACATAGACATTGGACCTTTCCCAGATACGCCT GAGTGGTCTGAGGAAGAGAATGACGAGGAAGACAGCCAACAGCCAATCAGCAGGGGGGACTCTGGCATCCAGGTGGACAGAACTCCTCAGGAGGATCAGGAGAACACAAATAAAACTGTTCCAGTCACATGGACAG TAGGTGAGCCTGATGCCCGTGCGTGGCTTGAGCAGCATGTGGTGACACCGTATTGGGTAGCTCACGCCCCTCGTTTCTCTCACAGTTTACATTTACACTCCAACTTGCTCAATGTTTG GGACCAACACTTATATAACACTGATCCATTATATCTGCCAGAAGAAAAGTCCTTTGTCACAGAGACTCAAGTTATACGGGAGACATTATG GCTTCTCTCTGGTCTGAAGAAACACTTTATATTTCAACATCATGATGGGAAAGTGTCAGTAAGGAATAATGTAGTAGTGACTCATCTGACCAGT AATTGCTTGCGCTCTGTCCTGGAACATATAGCTGTGTATGGTCAGGCAGTCTTTAGGCTGCAAAAGTTCATAGATGAGGTGACTGGATACAACTCTGAGCCATGTCCTCctggctctggctctggctctggctcAGGCTCATCCCATAGCTCCAAGAAGGGCTCTGAGCCTCCCTTCAGGACCTATCAGGCCTTTGTCTGGTCACTCTATAAGTACTTCACCAGCTTCAAAGAGGAGTTGACTACAATAGAGAAAGAACTCATATGCAAAG ATGAGACAGTGACCTTGTCTGCTGTTCTGGAGCGACTCAGCCCTCACTTGGCACAGATCAAAGTGCTGCACAAAGTTTTTTGTACTGGAGTCGCCGAAGTCCCCCCAGAGACCCCCAACGTTGTGCGGGCTTCACACTTGCTCAACACCCTTTACAAGGCTATCATTGAATATGATAGTGTTGGGGAGGCATCAGAGCAAGCT GTGGCACTATTATTTTCATTGtggacagagacagtcagaccaTACCTGGAGATTGTTGATGAATGGATAGTTCATGGACACCTATTTGACCCAGCCAAAGAGTTTATCATCCAAAG GAACAAGGATGTGCCAGTAAACCACAGGGACTTCTGGTATGCCACTTACACATTGTACAGCGTGTCCGAGACAGTGGAAAATGAGGAGAAGCTTAATGACGCTGCCAGTGGGAGCTCTGGAGGGGATCAGGGCTCCAGCAGCAGGCAGCTCACCATGGTGTCCTTCCTCAAACCTGTCCTGAAGCAGATTATCATGGCTGGAAAGTCCATGCAGCTGCTCAGAAATTTAGACTGCAAGGAGACTGAGCCATGTCAAAGCTCCTCTAGAG ATGCTGAGAGGAAGAGTTTATACACACTGTTCCTCGAGTCAGTGCAGTCACGTCTATGCAGTCGTGAGCAATCACCAACAGATACAATTACTGAGCAACAGGCCACCAAGAGGAGCCTTATAAAGATGCAGTCCATTGTGGCACAGCACCTGCAGATCAATGATGTCCATGATCCACTGTTGGCCATCAATTTTGCAAG GCTCTACCTGGAGCAGAGTGACTTCCATGAGAGGTTTTCCGGAGGGGATTTCATAGTAGACCGTTCATCTCAGTCTGTGACTTGCCAGACATTTGAATTGACCCTGCGCTCTTGTCTTTACCCTCACATTGAGAGGCGGTACATTGAGTGTTGCGGGAACCTTATGAAGACACTGAAGAAGGACTACAA ATTGTTGGAATACCTACAAGCTATGAGGAACTATTTTCTCCTGGAGGCTGGAGATACTATGTATGACTTCTATACAGCCATCTTTGACAAAGTGCTAGAAAAGGAAAGCTGGCAACAGCTCTCTTTTCTCAATGTGCAGCTGCAGGAGGCAGTTGGGCAGCGCGACCCAGAGGACAGTAGCAG GTTATCCATTTTCTTGGAGACCATAGACCCTGCCAGGAAAAAGCAGCCTGTGAATAATCTAGATGTGCTCACCTTGAGTTACAAG GTTCCCTGGCCTGTTGACATTGTGATCAGCTCTGAGTGTCAGAGGATCTACAATCAAgtgtttcttcttctgctgcagaTTAAATGGGCAAAATACAGTTTAGACACACTGCGATTCAGTG ATTTGACTGTGGTCACCAAGAAACTGGATGGAAACACAGCTGAGGAAGCAACATTCAAAGAACCTATGAATCAACAGATTCACCGGATGTGTCTGCTGCGGGTCAAATTGATGCACTTTGTCAACAGTCTGCACAACTACATCATGACTAGA ATCCTGCATAGCACTGGGTTAGAGTTTCAGCACCAGGTACAGGACGCCAAGGACCTGGACCAGCTGATCAAGATCCATTACAGATACCTGTCAACCATTCATGACCGCTGTTTGCTGAGGGAGAAG GTCAGTTTTGTGAAGGAGGCAATAATGAAGGTTCTCAATCTAGTGCTTATCTTCTCTGATCGATGGCAAGCCGGATTTGGTGCTTGGAA GATAGAGTCCATAGATAAGATGGAGTCAGATTTCAAAAACTGTCACATGTTCCTTGTGACTATACTGAACAAAGCTGTGTGCCGTGGCTCATTTCCTCATT TGGAGTCTCTCGCCCTGTCTCTGATGGCTGGTTTTGAGCAGTGCTGA